In Candidatus Hydrogenedentota bacterium, the sequence TTAACCCCGATGCACACCGATTGCCAGAAAGGTATCCTGCATTCCGTAGCGCCCGGTCTCCGTGCCGGGCGTTCCCCGGCAATCCGTGTGGCGCAGCCGCCCTCGGCTGCGATTCAGTAGCGCAGCGCTCGCCGAGCGCGGCGCAGGATAACCGTGGTCTCTGTCGTGGCGCAGCACATCCAAGCAAACGCGCAATAGACTATGACCGCGAACCATGTGAGTTTCTCGGAAGCACGGCAAGTAGGCACAAGAAGCAAGAAGAAAGGAAGTCAACGCAAAGGCGCAAAGGTGCAAAGCCGCAAGGAGATGGCAGGAATTCCGTCGTCGACGCCGATACTCGCGGCCACGAACCACCGCGAGGCCCGGAAGAAGAATTTGACCACCGATTAACCCCGATGCACACCGATTGCCAGAAAGGTATCCTGCATTCCGTAGCGCCCGGTCTCCGCCGACACACCTGTCGGCATCCCGGGCGGGCTTGACTTGCATGAAGTCGTGAAGCGGGACTCTCTGCCAGGAATACACGGACCCCAAAATGCTGGGAGTTCATCCTGTTCATCCTGGGCATCCATGTCGAAGTATCTTCCAGGAACAATGGAACCCGCTGTGAAATCCCGGGATTGCCCATACTTGCGTATCAAGTGTTTCGCACCTGATCCTCATAACTCACCGGCGTCATCAAACGCCGGTGAGTCGCATGGTTTGTGAGATTGCCGTTACTCCGCCGGCGGACCGTACGGTGCGCGAGTGATTTGTTTGGGGCCATCGACCCACGCGGGATCGCCGTAGAGACCTGCCTGCGTTGCATCGATAGGTACAAATCCGAGCTGCTTGATAGCCGGGGAATCCGACCGCAACCGGAAGTCGCGCGCCCACGCATTCTCAAACAGCGGGTCTGCAATGACGGAGTGCGTGTCTTGTCCCAACGCTTGCCATTCGGCCAAGGATTTGTCTTTGAACTTCAACTCCGGATTGGACATGTCCCAATAGCAGTTGTAGTCGTTGCGGTAGTTGTTGTTGGTCCAGTTGCTGCCCAGCAACCTCCCGTTGTCGATGAGGACGATGTTCCGCTCAAAGAAAAACGAAAGGTGCTCCTCTTCGCGTGTCCGGATAATCTCTTCCTCGGTTGCAAACGCGAAGATGTTGTTGCGCACCCGGTTTTCCTTGCCATAGTGCTGATGGAATCCGCCGGACTTCGTGTCGTGCACGAGGTTTCCTTCCAGCAGCATGTCGGAACTGCCCTCGTCCGTGTACAGTCCCCATCCGCCGTATGAATACGAATACACGTGGTGGATGTGGTTGCCGCGCTCGATCGATCCGGGCGAGATACCGAGCGAGTAGATGCCGCCCATGTCGCTCAGCACGTACTTGCCCAGGTTGTGAATGTGGTTGTACTCGATGATGTTGTGGTTGGCAGAACTCGCATCGTAGCCCCACGACCAGCCCAACGACACGCCCGTGTAATAGAGGTCGCTGATTTCGTTGTGCGATACGCGATTGTATGAACTGCGGCCAATCCACACGCCGACCGCGGCGGGATGGATCTTGCCGCCATCGTGAATCCAATTGTTGTCGACGACGTTGTGTGACGCCGCCTCTGCTTCCGAAGCGGGGCTGCCGCCTTCGCCAATTCGCACGCCGCCCGCGCCGAGGTCGTGCAGGTGGTTCCGCTGGACGAGATTGTTCTGGCAGCCGGCATGGAGCCAGATGGCGTAGTTGGCGATGTGCGCGACTTCGCAATTCTCGATGGTGCAGTAGCGCGCGCCGAAGGCATCAATCGCTCCGGACACAGGGAAGGCCGCCTGATAGTCGGGCAATCCTTCTGCCGGTATTGTGTACTCCGTGTGGTTGAACGCGATTCCGCTCAAGGTGACAAACTCGACGTACTTGCCTTCCGCTGCCTTGCCGTCGAACTTCACGAGGTTCGTGGCGCGAGGCGCCGTGAGAGTGGTCTTCTCGATCGATTCGCCTTCTTTGGGCATATACGAGAGAACGCCGCTCTTGCGGTCCAGATACCATTCGCCGGGCGCGTCGAGTCCCTCGCGAATGTTCTCAACGATGTACCGCTGCTTGGCGCCCCAATTCTCGTACGGCCAGTTGGCGGCTTGCTTGAACGTGACGACACGATTGGCGTCATCGATCGACGCGATGCGATTCTGGGCAACGTCCCACGAGAGGTACGCGATAAGATTCACATCGTCGAGGTTTTCCCAATGCTGGATGTCTCCCTCGTTGAACACAAACGCGCGCTTGGCGAGGTCTTTCTTCTCGTCTTCCGTTGCTCCTTCGGGCGCCGTCGCCTTGCCGGCCGTGCGGAGGAATCCGTCGTTAGGAGTGCGCGCGCGCCAGCGGTAGTCGCCATCCGCCCACAACGCGCTGAAATACCATTTGCCCTCGGCGACTTCCGGCAACTGGACCGTCCAGAGATTGCCATCCTGCTTCCATCCGGCGATGGGCGAGCCCCCGCTGAGCACGGGTTTCTCGCCGGGATACGCCGCGTACACGATCGGCGTGGCGCGCGTCCCCGAATCCTCGGGCGTGAATACAATAGGCTCCGTGATGCGGTATTCGCCTTCGCGCACGAGCACGGTGACCGGTCCCGGCAGTACGCCGTCTTTCTTCATGCCGCGAATCGCGTTGCGCGCGGCGGTGATAGTCGCAAACGGTCCGTCGTAGCGTCCCGTATTCGGTACCGCCAGCGTTCCCGACCATTGATCGTTGCCGTTTGCGGCAACATACAGCGTGACAGCGCCCTCCTGCGCCCACGCCGGCCACAACGCCGCCGTGATTGCGACGATAAGCATACCCACGTATCGAAGTCTCATGGTGTCCCCTTTCGTTTTGCTTCTGAAGCGGAATGCGGACTACGGCGTAATTTCGTGCAAGCGTTGCAGGACCGCCATGGATTCGCGGTGAATCGCGGCTGCTACGTTTGGCCCCCCGGAATTCTCTTCGCCGTATTGCGGATCGTCGGTTCTGCCGTACGCGTACGGCGGTTTCGTGTCCCACTGCGTCTTGGGGATGATGTAGCCAATCTCGTCGTTGGCCAGGTTGAAGATCATGTTGACCTTGCCGCGCATCTCCTTGCGCAGCGGTGGCACTTCGACGGGTTCGCCGGGATAGTCGGCGCCTTCGGGCGATTCGATGCCGCCTTCGGCGATTTCGGGATAGAGTTCGCCGGGAATGGTCAGAATCTCCAAGTCACCGATTCGGACGGCGTTTACTTCCGTGCGCGCCTTGCCCCAGTACCAGCCCGGGTGAATAAGGCCCAGCATGATGGCGTAGTTGAACGTTCCCTCCAGCGGCGCGAAGAAGGTCTTGGCGACGACGGCCACTTTCGGGTTTTCCTGTTTGATGGCCTTCTCGCCTTTGAGTGCCTTTATGACCACCAACGCGAGGTTGTCGCCGAGGGCTTCCGCCTTATCGAATGACGCCTCCTCGAACTTCCGCTGGCCGTCCCGATGGGGAACCGTGGTGTGGAGCTGCGTCATGAGCCCGCCCACCATGCCTTGGAAATAGAGGCACTTGCCACCGAGACCTTCGATACCGTTGGGATTGCTCACGCCACTCTCCACGCTTTGGCGGAGGTAGTGCGCGAAATCCGACGTGAGGAGCGAGTTGCCTCCGCCGAGGGTTTCCACATGGTTGCCCCACGAGATCATCGTGCCGATGGTCTCGTCGGTGCCGTGCTTCACGAATCGCGCGCAGCATACTTTCAAGTCGTAGACGATGGGTTGGCGGCTGTCATCC encodes:
- a CDS encoding right-handed parallel beta-helix repeat-containing protein → MRLRYVGMLIVAITAALWPAWAQEGAVTLYVAANGNDQWSGTLAVPNTGRYDGPFATITAARNAIRGMKKDGVLPGPVTVLVREGEYRITEPIVFTPEDSGTRATPIVYAAYPGEKPVLSGGSPIAGWKQDGNLWTVQLPEVAEGKWYFSALWADGDYRWRARTPNDGFLRTAGKATAPEGATEDEKKDLAKRAFVFNEGDIQHWENLDDVNLIAYLSWDVAQNRIASIDDANRVVTFKQAANWPYENWGAKQRYIVENIREGLDAPGEWYLDRKSGVLSYMPKEGESIEKTTLTAPRATNLVKFDGKAAEGKYVEFVTLSGIAFNHTEYTIPAEGLPDYQAAFPVSGAIDAFGARYCTIENCEVAHIANYAIWLHAGCQNNLVQRNHLHDLGAGGVRIGEGGSPASEAEAASHNVVDNNWIHDGGKIHPAAVGVWIGRSSYNRVSHNEISDLYYTGVSLGWSWGYDASSANHNIIEYNHIHNLGKYVLSDMGGIYSLGISPGSIERGNHIHHVYSYSYGGWGLYTDEGSSDMLLEGNLVHDTKSGGFHQHYGKENRVRNNIFAFATEEEIIRTREEEHLSFFFERNIVLIDNGRLLGSNWTNNNYRNDYNCYWDMSNPELKFKDKSLAEWQALGQDTHSVIADPLFENAWARDFRLRSDSPAIKQLGFVPIDATQAGLYGDPAWVDGPKQITRAPYGPPAE